Proteins encoded within one genomic window of Macaca fascicularis isolate 582-1 chromosome 16, T2T-MFA8v1.1:
- the KDM6B gene encoding lysine-specific demethylase 6B isoform X4, translated as MHRAVDPPGARAAREAFALGGLSCAGAWSSCPPHPPPRSAWLPGGRCSASIGQPPLPAPLPPSHGSSSGHPNKPYYAPGAPTPRPLHGKLESLHGCVQALLREPAQPGLWEQLGQLYESEHDSEEATRCYHSALRYGGSFAELGPRIGRLQQAQLWNFHTGSCQHRAKVLPPLEQVWNLLHLEHKRNYGAKRGGPPVKRAAEPPVVQPVPPAALSGPSGEEGLSPGGKRRRGCNSEQTGLPPGLPLPPPPLPPPPPPPPPLPGLATSPPFQLTKPGLWSTLHGDAWGPERKGSAPPERQEQRHSLPHPYPYPAPAYTTHPPGHRLVPAAPPGPGPRPPGAESHGCLPATRPPGSDLRESRVQRSRMDSSVSPAATTACVPYAPSRPPGLPGTTTTSSSSSSSNTGLRGVEPNPGIPGADHYQTPALEVSHQGRLGPSAHSSRKPFLGAPAATPHLSLPPGPSSPPPPPCPRLLRPPPPPAWLKGPACRAAREDGEILEELFFGTEGPPRPAPPPLPHREGFLGPPASRFSVGTQDSHTPPTPPAPTTSSSNSNNGSHSSSPAGPVSFPPPPYLARSIDSLPRPPSPAQNPQDPPLVPLTLALPPAPPSSCHQNTSGSFRRPESPRPRVSFPKTPEVGPGPPPGPLSKAPQPVPPRVGELPARGPRLFDFPPTPLEDQFEEPAEFKILPDGLANIMKMLDESIRKEEEQQQHEAGVAPPPPLKEPFASLQPPFPTDTAPTTTAPAAAVTTTTTTTTATQEEEKKPPPALPPPPPLAKFPPPPQAQPPPPPPANPASLLKSLASVLEGQKYCYRGTGAAVSTRPGPLPTTQYSPGPPSGATAPPPTSVAPSAQGSPQPSASSSSQFSTSGGPWARERRAGEEPVPGPTTPTQPPPPLPLPPARSESEVLEEISRACETLVERVGRSATDPADPVDTAEPVDSGTERLLPPAQAKEEGGGVVAAAVTGSCKRRQKEHQKEHRRHRRACKDSVGRRPREGRAKAKTKAPKEKSRRVLGNLDLQSEEIQGREKSRPDLGGASKVKPPTAPAPPPAPASSAQPTPPSASVPGKKAREEAPGPPGVSRADMLKLRSLSEGPPKELKIRLIKVESGDKETFIASEVEERRLRMADLTISHCAADVVRASKNAKVKGKFRESYLSPAQSVKPKINTEEKLPREKLNPPTPSIYLESKRDAFSPVLLQFCTDPRNPITVIRGLAGSLRLNLGLFSTKTLVEASGEHTVEVRTQVQQPSDENWDLTGTRQIWPCESSRSHTTIAKYAQYQASSFQESLQEEKESEDEESEEPDSTTGTPPSSTPDPKNHHIIKFGTNIDLSDAKRWKPQLQELLKLPAFMRVTSTGNMLSHVGHTILGMNTVQLYMKVPGSRTPGHQENNNFCSVNINIGPGDCEWFAVHEHYWETISAFCDRHGVDYLTGSWWPILDDLYASNIPVYRFVQRPGDLVWINAGTVHWVQATGWCNNIAWNVGPLTAYQYQLALERYEWNEVKNVKSIVPMIHVSWNVARTVKISDPDLFKMIKFCLLQSMKHCQVQRESLVRAGKKIAYQGRVKDEPAYYCNECDVEVFNILFVTSENGSRNTYLVHCEGCARRRSAGLQGVVVLEQYRTEELAQAYDAFTLAPASTSR; from the exons ATGCATCGGGCAGTGGACCCTCCAGGGGCCCGCGCTGCACGGGAAGCCTTTGCCCTTGGGGGCCTGAGCTGTGCTGGGGCCTGGAGCTCCTGCCCGCCTCATCCCCCTCCTCGTAGCGCATGGCTGCCTGGAGGCAG ATGCTCAGCCAGCATTGGGCAGCCCCCGCTTCCTGCTCCCCTACCCCCTTCACATGGCAGTAGTTCTGGGCACCCCAACAAACCATATTATGCTCCAGG GGCGCCCACTCCAAGACCCCTCCATGGGAAGCTGGAATCCCTGCATGGCTGTGTGCAGGCACTGCTCCGGGAGCCAGCCCAGCCAGGGCTTTGGGAACAGCTTGGGCAACTGTACGAGTCAGAGCATGACAGTGAGGAGGCCACACGCTGCTACCACAGCGCCCTTCGATACGGAGGAAGCTTCGCTGAGCTGGGACCCCGCATTGGCCGACTGCAGCAG gcccagCTCTGGAACTTTCATACTGGCTCCTGCCAGCACCGAGCCAAGGTTCTGCCCCCACTGGAGCAAGTGTGGAACTTGCTACACCTTGAG CACAAGCGGAACTATGGAGCCAAGCGGGGAGGTCCCCCGGTGAAGCGAGCTGCCGAACCCCCAGTGGTGCAGCCCGTGCCTCCTGCAGCGCTCTCAGGCCCCTCGGGGGAGGAGGGCCTCAGCCCTGGAGGCAAGCGAAGGAGAGGCTGCAACTCTGAACAG ACTGGCCTTCCCCCAGGACTGCCACTGCctccaccaccattaccaccaccaccaccgccaccaccacccctgCCTGGTCTGGCCACCAGTCCCccatttcagctaaccaagccaGGGCTGTGGAGTACCCTGCATGGAGATGCCTGGGGCCCAGAGCGCAAGGGTTCAGCACCCCCAGAGCGTCAG GAGCAGCGGCACTCGCTGCCTCACCCATATCCATACCCAGCTCCAGCGTACACCACGCATCCCCCTGGCCACCGGCTGGTCCCGGCTGCTCCCCCAGGCCCGGGCCCCCGTCCCCCAGGAGCAGAGAGCCATGGCTGCCTGCCTGCCACCCGTCCCCCCGGAAGTGACCTTAGAGAGAGCAGAGTTCAGAGGTCGCGGATGGACTCCAGCGTTTCACCAGCAGCAACCACCGCCTGCGTGCCTTACGCCCCTTCCCGGCCCCCTGGCCTCCCcggcaccaccaccaccagcagcagtagcagcagcagcaacaccGGTCTCCGGGGCGTGGAGCCAAACCCAGGCATT CCCGGCGCTGACCATTACCAAACTCCCGCGCTGGAAGTCTCCCACCAGGGCCGCCTGGGGCCCTCGGCGCACAGCAGTCGGAAACCGTTCTTGGGGGCTCCCGCTGCCACTCCCCACCTATCCCTGCCACCTGGACCTTCCTCACCCCCTCCACCCCCCTGTCCCCGCCTCTTAcgccccccaccaccccctgccTGGTTGAAGGGTCCGGCCTGCCGGGCAGCCCGAGAGGATGGAGAGATCTTAGAGGAGCTCTTCTTTGGGACTGAGGGACCCCCCCGCCCTGCCCCACCGCCCCTCCCCCATCGCGAGGGCTTCTTGGGGCCTCCAGCCTCCCGCTTTTCTGTGGGCACTCAGGATTCTCACACCCCTCCCACTCCCCCAGCCCCAACCACCAGCAGTAGCAACAGCAACAATGGCAGCCACAGCAGCAGCCCTGCTGGGCCTGTGTCCTTTCCCCCACCACCCTATCTGGCCAGAAGTATAGACTCCCTTCCCCGGCCTCCCAGCCCAGCACAGAACCCCCAGGACCCACCTCTTGTACCCCTGACTCTTGCCCtgcctccagcccctccttcctcctgccaCCAAAATACCTCAGGAAGCTTCAGGCGCCCGGAGAGCCCCCGGCCCAGGGTCTCCTTCCCAAAGACCCCCGAGGTGGGGCCGGGGCCACCCCCAGGCCCCCTGAGTAAAGCCCCCCAGCCTGTGCCGCCCAGGGTTGGGGAGCTGCCTGCCCGAGGCCCGCGACTCTTTGATTTTCCCCCTACTCCACTGGAGGACCAGTTTGAGGAGCCAGCCGAATTCAAGATCCTACCTGATGggctggccaacatcatgaagaTGCTGGATGAATCCATTCGCAAGGAAGAGGAACAGCAACAACACGAAGCAGGCGTGGCCCCCCCGCCCCCGCTGAAGGAGCCCTTTGCATCTCTGCAGCCTCCTTTCCCCACCGACACAGCCCCCACCACTACTGCTCCTGCTGCCgccgtcaccaccaccaccaccaccaccacggccacccaggaagaggagaagaagccACCACCAGCCCTACCACCACCACCGCCTCTAGCCAAGTTCCCTCCACCCCCTCAGgcacagccaccaccaccaccacccgccAACCCGGCCAGCCTGCTCAAATCCTTGGCCTCCGTGCTGGAGGGACAAAAGTACTGTTATCGGGGGACTGGAGCAGCTGTTTCCACCCGGCCTGGGCCCTTGCCCACCACTCAGTATTCCCCTGGCCCCCCATCAGGTGCTACCGCCCCGCCGCCCACCTCAGTGGCCCCTAGCGCCCAGGGCTCCCCACAGCCCTCTGCTTCCTCGTCATCTCAGTTCTCTACCTCAGGCGGGCCCTGGGCCCGGGAGCGCAGGGCGGGCGAAGAGCCAGTCCCGGGCCCCACGACCCCCACCCAGccgcccccacccctgcctctgccccctgCTCGCTCTGAGTCTGAGGTGCTAGAAGAGATCAGTCGGGCTTGCGAGACCCTTGTGGAGCGGGTGGGCCGGAGTGCCACTGACCCAGCCGACCCAGTGGACACAGCAGAGCCAGTGGACAGTGGGACTGAGCGACTGCTGCCCCCCGCACAGGCCAAGGAGGAGGGTGGCGGGGTGGTGGCAGCAGCGGTGACAGGCAGCTGTAAGCGGCGACAGAAGGAGCACCAGAAGGAGCACCGGCGGCACAGGCGGGCCTGTAAAGACAGTGTGGGTCGGCGGCCCCGTGAGGGCAGGGCAAAGGCCAAGACCAAGGCCCCCAAAGAAAAGAGCCGCCGGGTGCTGGGGAACCTGGACCTGCAGAGTGAGGAGATCCAGGGGCGCGAGAAGTCCCGGCCCGATCTTGGTGGGGCCTCCAAGGTCAAGCCACCCACAGCTCCAGCCCCTCCACCAGCTCCTGCATCTTCTGCCCAGCCCACACCCCCGTCAGCCTCCGTCCCCGGAAAGAAGGCTCGGGAAGAAGCTCCAGGGCCACCGGGCGTCAGCCGGGCTGACATGCTGAAGCTGCGCTCACTTAGTGAGGGGCCCCCCAAGGAGCTGAAGATCCGGCTCATCAAGGTAGAGAGTGGTGACAAGGAGACCTTTATCGCCTCTGAGGTTGAAGAGCGGCGGCTGCGCATGGCAGACCTCACCATCAGCCACTGTGCTGCTGATGTTGTGCGCGCCAGCAA GAATGCCAAGGTGAAAGGGAAGTTTCGAGAGTCCTACCTTTCCCCTGCCCAGTCTGTGAAACCGAAGATCAACACTGAGGAGAAGCTGCCCCGGGAAAAACTCAACCCCCCTACTCCCAGCATCTAT CTGGAGAGCAAACGGGACGCCTTCTCACCTGTCCTGCTGCAGTTCTGTACAGACCCTCGAAATCCCATCACAGTGATCCGGGGCCTGGCGGGCTCCCTGCGGCTCA ACTTGGGCCTCTTCTCCACCAAGACCCTGGTGGAAGCGAGTGGCGAGCACACCGTGGAAGTTCGCACCCAGGTGCAGCAGCCCTCAGATGAGAACTGGGATCTGACAGGCACTCGGCAGATCTGGCCCTGTGAGAGCTCCCGTTCCCACACCACCATTGCCAAGTACGCACAGTACCAGGCCTCATCCTTCCAGGAGTCTCTGCAG gaggagaaggagagtgAGGATGAGGAGTCAGAGGAGCCGGACAGCACCACAGGAACCCCTCCTAG CAGCACACCAGACCCGAAGAACCATCACATCATCAAGTTTGGCACCAACATCGACCTGTCTGATGCCAAGCG GTGGAAGCCCCAGCTGCAGGAGCTGCTGAAGCTGCCCGCCTTCATGCGGGTAACATCCACGGGCAACATGCTGAGCCACGTGGGCCACACCATCCTGGGCATGAACACGGTGCAGCTGTACATGAAGGTGCCCGGCAGCCGAACGCCAG GCCACCAGGAGAATAACAACTTCTGCTCCGTCAACATCAACATTGGTCCAGGCGACTGCGAGTGGTTCGCGGTGCACGAGCACTACTGGGAGACCATCAGCGCTTTCTGTGATCG GCACGGCGTGGATTACTTGACGGGTTCCTGGTGGCCAATCCTGGATGATCTCTATGCATCCAATATCCCTGTGTACCGCTTCGTGCAGCGCCCCGGAGACCTTGTGTGGATTAATGCGGGGACTGTGCACTGGGTGCAGGCCACCGGCTGGTGCAACAACATTGCCTGGAACGTGGGGCCCCTCACCG CCTATCAGTACCAGCTGGCCCTGGAACGATACGAGTGGAATGAGGTGAAGAATGTCAAATCCATCGTGCCCATGATTCACGTGTCATGGAACGTGGCTCGCACGGTCAAAATCAGCGACCCTGATTTGTTCAAGATGATCAA GTTCTGTCTGCTGCAGTCCATGAAGCACTGCCAGGTACAGCGCGAGAGCCTGGTGCGGGCAGGGAAGAAAATCGCTTACCAGGGCCGGGTCAAGGACGAGCCAGCCTACTATTGCAACGAGTGCGAT gtGGAGGTGTTTAACATCCTGTTCGTGACAAGTGAGAATGGCAGCCGCAACACGTACCTGGTACACTGCGAGGGCTGTGCCCGGCGCCGCAGCGCAGGCctgcagggcgtggtggtgctggAGCAGTACCGCACGGAGGAGCTGGCTCAGGCCTACGACGCCTTCACGCTG GCCCCAGCCAGCACGTCGCGATGA
- the KDM6B gene encoding lysine-specific demethylase 6B isoform X1 produces the protein MHRAVDPPGARAAREAFALGGLSCAGAWSSCPPHPPPRSAWLPGGRCSASIGQPPLPAPLPPSHGSSSGHPNKPYYAPGAPTPRPLHGKLESLHGCVQALLREPAQPGLWEQLGQLYESEHDSEEATRCYHSALRYGGSFAELGPRIGRLQQAQLWNFHTGSCQHRAKVLPPLEQVWNLLHLEHKRNYGAKRGGPPVKRAAEPPVVQPVPPAALSGPSGEEGLSPGGKRRRGCNSEQTGLPPGLPLPPPPLPPPPPPPPPLPGLATSPPFQLTKPGLWSTLHGDAWGPERKGSAPPERQEQRHSLPHPYPYPAPAYTTHPPGHRLVPAAPPGPGPRPPGAESHGCLPATRPPGSDLRESRVQRSRMDSSVSPAATTACVPYAPSRPPGLPGTTTTSSSSSSSNTGLRGVEPNPGIPGADHYQTPALEVSHQGRLGPSAHSSRKPFLGAPAATPHLSLPPGPSSPPPPPCPRLLRPPPPPAWLKGPACRAAREDGEILEELFFGTEGPPRPAPPPLPHREGFLGPPASRFSVGTQDSHTPPTPPAPTTSSSNSNNGSHSSSPAGPVSFPPPPYLARSIDSLPRPPSPAQNPQDPPLVPLTLALPPAPPSSCHQNTSGSFRRPESPRPRVSFPKTPEVGPGPPPGPLSKAPQPVPPRVGELPARGPRLFDFPPTPLEDQFEEPAEFKILPDGLANIMKMLDESIRKEEEQQQHEAGVAPPPPLKEPFASLQPPFPTDTAPTTTAPAAAVTTTTTTTTATQEEEKKPPPALPPPPPLAKFPPPPQAQPPPPPPANPASLLKSLASVLEGQKYCYRGTGAAVSTRPGPLPTTQYSPGPPSGATAPPPTSVAPSAQGSPQPSASSSSQFSTSGGPWARERRAGEEPVPGPTTPTQPPPPLPLPPARSESEVLEEISRACETLVERVGRSATDPADPVDTAEPVDSGTERLLPPAQAKEEGGGVVAAAVTGSCKRRQKEHQKEHRRHRRACKDSVGRRPREGRAKAKTKAPKEKSRRVLGNLDLQSEEIQGREKSRPDLGGASKVKPPTAPAPPPAPASSAQPTPPSASVPGKKAREEAPGPPGVSRADMLKLRSLSEGPPKELKIRLIKVESGDKETFIASEVEERRLRMADLTISHCAADVVRASKNAKVKGKFRESYLSPAQSVKPKINTEEKLPREKLNPPTPSIYLESKRDAFSPVLLQFCTDPRNPITVIRGLAGSLRLNLGLFSTKTLVEASGEHTVEVRTQVQQPSDENWDLTGTRQIWPCESSRSHTTIAKYAQYQASSFQESLQEEKESEDEESEEPDSTTGTPPSSSTPDPKNHHIIKFGTNIDLSDAKRWKPQLQELLKLPAFMRVTSTGNMLSHVGHTILGMNTVQLYMKVPGSRTPGHQENNNFCSVNINIGPGDCEWFAVHEHYWETISAFCDRHGVDYLTGSWWPILDDLYASNIPVYRFVQRPGDLVWINAGTVHWVQATGWCNNIAWNVGPLTAYQYQLALERYEWNEVKNVKSIVPMIHVSWNVARTVKISDPDLFKMIKFCLLQSMKHCQVQRESLVRAGKKIAYQGRVKDEPAYYCNECDVEVFNILFVTSENGSRNTYLVHCEGCARRRSAGLQGVVVLEQYRTEELAQAYDAFTLVRARRARGQRRRALGQAAGTGFGSPAAPFPEPPPAFSPQAPASTSR, from the exons ATGCATCGGGCAGTGGACCCTCCAGGGGCCCGCGCTGCACGGGAAGCCTTTGCCCTTGGGGGCCTGAGCTGTGCTGGGGCCTGGAGCTCCTGCCCGCCTCATCCCCCTCCTCGTAGCGCATGGCTGCCTGGAGGCAG ATGCTCAGCCAGCATTGGGCAGCCCCCGCTTCCTGCTCCCCTACCCCCTTCACATGGCAGTAGTTCTGGGCACCCCAACAAACCATATTATGCTCCAGG GGCGCCCACTCCAAGACCCCTCCATGGGAAGCTGGAATCCCTGCATGGCTGTGTGCAGGCACTGCTCCGGGAGCCAGCCCAGCCAGGGCTTTGGGAACAGCTTGGGCAACTGTACGAGTCAGAGCATGACAGTGAGGAGGCCACACGCTGCTACCACAGCGCCCTTCGATACGGAGGAAGCTTCGCTGAGCTGGGACCCCGCATTGGCCGACTGCAGCAG gcccagCTCTGGAACTTTCATACTGGCTCCTGCCAGCACCGAGCCAAGGTTCTGCCCCCACTGGAGCAAGTGTGGAACTTGCTACACCTTGAG CACAAGCGGAACTATGGAGCCAAGCGGGGAGGTCCCCCGGTGAAGCGAGCTGCCGAACCCCCAGTGGTGCAGCCCGTGCCTCCTGCAGCGCTCTCAGGCCCCTCGGGGGAGGAGGGCCTCAGCCCTGGAGGCAAGCGAAGGAGAGGCTGCAACTCTGAACAG ACTGGCCTTCCCCCAGGACTGCCACTGCctccaccaccattaccaccaccaccaccgccaccaccacccctgCCTGGTCTGGCCACCAGTCCCccatttcagctaaccaagccaGGGCTGTGGAGTACCCTGCATGGAGATGCCTGGGGCCCAGAGCGCAAGGGTTCAGCACCCCCAGAGCGTCAG GAGCAGCGGCACTCGCTGCCTCACCCATATCCATACCCAGCTCCAGCGTACACCACGCATCCCCCTGGCCACCGGCTGGTCCCGGCTGCTCCCCCAGGCCCGGGCCCCCGTCCCCCAGGAGCAGAGAGCCATGGCTGCCTGCCTGCCACCCGTCCCCCCGGAAGTGACCTTAGAGAGAGCAGAGTTCAGAGGTCGCGGATGGACTCCAGCGTTTCACCAGCAGCAACCACCGCCTGCGTGCCTTACGCCCCTTCCCGGCCCCCTGGCCTCCCcggcaccaccaccaccagcagcagtagcagcagcagcaacaccGGTCTCCGGGGCGTGGAGCCAAACCCAGGCATT CCCGGCGCTGACCATTACCAAACTCCCGCGCTGGAAGTCTCCCACCAGGGCCGCCTGGGGCCCTCGGCGCACAGCAGTCGGAAACCGTTCTTGGGGGCTCCCGCTGCCACTCCCCACCTATCCCTGCCACCTGGACCTTCCTCACCCCCTCCACCCCCCTGTCCCCGCCTCTTAcgccccccaccaccccctgccTGGTTGAAGGGTCCGGCCTGCCGGGCAGCCCGAGAGGATGGAGAGATCTTAGAGGAGCTCTTCTTTGGGACTGAGGGACCCCCCCGCCCTGCCCCACCGCCCCTCCCCCATCGCGAGGGCTTCTTGGGGCCTCCAGCCTCCCGCTTTTCTGTGGGCACTCAGGATTCTCACACCCCTCCCACTCCCCCAGCCCCAACCACCAGCAGTAGCAACAGCAACAATGGCAGCCACAGCAGCAGCCCTGCTGGGCCTGTGTCCTTTCCCCCACCACCCTATCTGGCCAGAAGTATAGACTCCCTTCCCCGGCCTCCCAGCCCAGCACAGAACCCCCAGGACCCACCTCTTGTACCCCTGACTCTTGCCCtgcctccagcccctccttcctcctgccaCCAAAATACCTCAGGAAGCTTCAGGCGCCCGGAGAGCCCCCGGCCCAGGGTCTCCTTCCCAAAGACCCCCGAGGTGGGGCCGGGGCCACCCCCAGGCCCCCTGAGTAAAGCCCCCCAGCCTGTGCCGCCCAGGGTTGGGGAGCTGCCTGCCCGAGGCCCGCGACTCTTTGATTTTCCCCCTACTCCACTGGAGGACCAGTTTGAGGAGCCAGCCGAATTCAAGATCCTACCTGATGggctggccaacatcatgaagaTGCTGGATGAATCCATTCGCAAGGAAGAGGAACAGCAACAACACGAAGCAGGCGTGGCCCCCCCGCCCCCGCTGAAGGAGCCCTTTGCATCTCTGCAGCCTCCTTTCCCCACCGACACAGCCCCCACCACTACTGCTCCTGCTGCCgccgtcaccaccaccaccaccaccaccacggccacccaggaagaggagaagaagccACCACCAGCCCTACCACCACCACCGCCTCTAGCCAAGTTCCCTCCACCCCCTCAGgcacagccaccaccaccaccacccgccAACCCGGCCAGCCTGCTCAAATCCTTGGCCTCCGTGCTGGAGGGACAAAAGTACTGTTATCGGGGGACTGGAGCAGCTGTTTCCACCCGGCCTGGGCCCTTGCCCACCACTCAGTATTCCCCTGGCCCCCCATCAGGTGCTACCGCCCCGCCGCCCACCTCAGTGGCCCCTAGCGCCCAGGGCTCCCCACAGCCCTCTGCTTCCTCGTCATCTCAGTTCTCTACCTCAGGCGGGCCCTGGGCCCGGGAGCGCAGGGCGGGCGAAGAGCCAGTCCCGGGCCCCACGACCCCCACCCAGccgcccccacccctgcctctgccccctgCTCGCTCTGAGTCTGAGGTGCTAGAAGAGATCAGTCGGGCTTGCGAGACCCTTGTGGAGCGGGTGGGCCGGAGTGCCACTGACCCAGCCGACCCAGTGGACACAGCAGAGCCAGTGGACAGTGGGACTGAGCGACTGCTGCCCCCCGCACAGGCCAAGGAGGAGGGTGGCGGGGTGGTGGCAGCAGCGGTGACAGGCAGCTGTAAGCGGCGACAGAAGGAGCACCAGAAGGAGCACCGGCGGCACAGGCGGGCCTGTAAAGACAGTGTGGGTCGGCGGCCCCGTGAGGGCAGGGCAAAGGCCAAGACCAAGGCCCCCAAAGAAAAGAGCCGCCGGGTGCTGGGGAACCTGGACCTGCAGAGTGAGGAGATCCAGGGGCGCGAGAAGTCCCGGCCCGATCTTGGTGGGGCCTCCAAGGTCAAGCCACCCACAGCTCCAGCCCCTCCACCAGCTCCTGCATCTTCTGCCCAGCCCACACCCCCGTCAGCCTCCGTCCCCGGAAAGAAGGCTCGGGAAGAAGCTCCAGGGCCACCGGGCGTCAGCCGGGCTGACATGCTGAAGCTGCGCTCACTTAGTGAGGGGCCCCCCAAGGAGCTGAAGATCCGGCTCATCAAGGTAGAGAGTGGTGACAAGGAGACCTTTATCGCCTCTGAGGTTGAAGAGCGGCGGCTGCGCATGGCAGACCTCACCATCAGCCACTGTGCTGCTGATGTTGTGCGCGCCAGCAA GAATGCCAAGGTGAAAGGGAAGTTTCGAGAGTCCTACCTTTCCCCTGCCCAGTCTGTGAAACCGAAGATCAACACTGAGGAGAAGCTGCCCCGGGAAAAACTCAACCCCCCTACTCCCAGCATCTAT CTGGAGAGCAAACGGGACGCCTTCTCACCTGTCCTGCTGCAGTTCTGTACAGACCCTCGAAATCCCATCACAGTGATCCGGGGCCTGGCGGGCTCCCTGCGGCTCA ACTTGGGCCTCTTCTCCACCAAGACCCTGGTGGAAGCGAGTGGCGAGCACACCGTGGAAGTTCGCACCCAGGTGCAGCAGCCCTCAGATGAGAACTGGGATCTGACAGGCACTCGGCAGATCTGGCCCTGTGAGAGCTCCCGTTCCCACACCACCATTGCCAAGTACGCACAGTACCAGGCCTCATCCTTCCAGGAGTCTCTGCAG gaggagaaggagagtgAGGATGAGGAGTCAGAGGAGCCGGACAGCACCACAGGAACCCCTCCTAG CAGCAGCACACCAGACCCGAAGAACCATCACATCATCAAGTTTGGCACCAACATCGACCTGTCTGATGCCAAGCG GTGGAAGCCCCAGCTGCAGGAGCTGCTGAAGCTGCCCGCCTTCATGCGGGTAACATCCACGGGCAACATGCTGAGCCACGTGGGCCACACCATCCTGGGCATGAACACGGTGCAGCTGTACATGAAGGTGCCCGGCAGCCGAACGCCAG GCCACCAGGAGAATAACAACTTCTGCTCCGTCAACATCAACATTGGTCCAGGCGACTGCGAGTGGTTCGCGGTGCACGAGCACTACTGGGAGACCATCAGCGCTTTCTGTGATCG GCACGGCGTGGATTACTTGACGGGTTCCTGGTGGCCAATCCTGGATGATCTCTATGCATCCAATATCCCTGTGTACCGCTTCGTGCAGCGCCCCGGAGACCTTGTGTGGATTAATGCGGGGACTGTGCACTGGGTGCAGGCCACCGGCTGGTGCAACAACATTGCCTGGAACGTGGGGCCCCTCACCG CCTATCAGTACCAGCTGGCCCTGGAACGATACGAGTGGAATGAGGTGAAGAATGTCAAATCCATCGTGCCCATGATTCACGTGTCATGGAACGTGGCTCGCACGGTCAAAATCAGCGACCCTGATTTGTTCAAGATGATCAA GTTCTGTCTGCTGCAGTCCATGAAGCACTGCCAGGTACAGCGCGAGAGCCTGGTGCGGGCAGGGAAGAAAATCGCTTACCAGGGCCGGGTCAAGGACGAGCCAGCCTACTATTGCAACGAGTGCGAT gtGGAGGTGTTTAACATCCTGTTCGTGACAAGTGAGAATGGCAGCCGCAACACGTACCTGGTACACTGCGAGGGCTGTGCCCGGCGCCGCAGCGCAGGCctgcagggcgtggtggtgctggAGCAGTACCGCACGGAGGAGCTGGCTCAGGCCTACGACGCCTTCACGCTGGTGAGGGCCCGGCGGGCGCGCGGGCAGCGGAGGAGGGCACTGGGGCAGGCTGCAGGGACGGGCTTTGGGAGCCCGGCCGCGCCTTTCCCTGAGCCTCCGCCGGCTTTCTCCCCCCAGGCCCCAGCCAGCACGTCGCGATGA